cttcctggccgaggccTTTTCGACGCCCGCGCTACCGGGCAGCGAAAAGGAGACAATGCAGCTCTTCGTGCTGGACACGCTGCAGAGCATGGTTGAGACCCCGAATGAGGATCCCCACGTACTGCGGAGCGCCATTCAGACGGCCGCCAGCATCTATCCCTTTGCGCTGCGATGGATGTACGTGCACATCTCCTGGTCGATAACTCTGGTTCCATAGGTCGGGGAGGCTGACTAGCTCGATAGCATCAACAACTCGTACGATAACCTCACGTGGGAACGGGTGGTCGCAATCAAGACACGCATTCTTCAGATATGGAGCGAGGCCGAGTCGACGGTGAGGATATGCTGCATCAAGTTTGCGCAACGAGTTGTCCTCGCACAATCGGTGGCCAACCCAAGCGAACCAAGAGTAGGCTGGATCTGACATACTTAGCCGTTTGTGTGTTACTGACGTTTTGCGCAGCGAGGTGATTCCCTTGACATTTCACTCGACAAGATCCCGCCAAACCATCAGACGCTAGATGTTATGaccctcgacgccgaaggaGTTGGATTGCTGGACAGGATGTTGAGCGTGTTGCAGGAGAACAGCAGGTAAGGACTGCGATGCGAGAGGACGTTTGACCACGGCTAATCACAGCACATTGGTGACAGTGATGTTCTTCTCGTTGATGCCACCTTAAACTGCCTGTCCATCTTGATCCGCAGTCGGCCGGGAACGGCCAACAGGATCCTGACTGCCGTGCTCAACTTCAATCCCATGAAGCTCGCGAACTCGCCCATGACTCCTAGAACCCGTGTGATTGTCAAGTCCATGGAGAAGACGACTCGTATGCTCTTGATACATCTGTCAAAACGGTACAGCCCAGCGCGCCTTCCGTGTTTGCCGCCTTCCCTGCTAACCTTGCAACGCAGCGACCCCCACGGCCCGATGGCGCCTCGGATTCAGCAGCATGTGGAGAGAATGATGCGCATGAGGCACGAAATCTTCGACGAGTCCGGTCGCAAACGGGCTTTCGAAGCTCAACAGCACGCCGAGATGGACGCCAAGCGCCAGCGGGTTGCACCCCAagtggcgacgacgccgcagATCCAAGTCACACCACTACCGCCAGGCCCTCACAGCTTGGGTGACGTCTTCACTCTCACGGGCAGTGAAGGACTGAAGGCCTTCGATGTGGGCACACTCCCGACGGCAATGGCCGCGAAAATCAGCATCACCACGCTCATCCGCACGGATGCGCAACTTCTCACAATGGCAATCGAGGTGAGTCCCCATGTGGCGTGCGCAAAGGCTTCTTCTGACGTTGCGTAGGGTATTCGGGGACGACTCGCCGCTCTGGCAGCACAACCCGCACCGCAAATCAACCCCGAGACTGCTCCTCTGGGCGTCGAAGAGGATGACGATTACGAACCGGATTtcgccgccgctgaagaTAATGAGCAAATTCTGAACAAGCTCGACAGCGATCCTGTGGCCAGACCAGATGACCACGACCTTGGGCTGAGGACGTTCAAGCTGCCGCCTCCACCTGCGCTCACGCCAGAATTGGCGCTAAGCGCGGGTCAAGGCTCAGTCATGTCCCTGTTCCAGTTTGTCAAGACGCTGGAAGACCCTGGCAAAAGGTCCAAGTCTGGTATCAACCGACTGGCGGCTAGTACCAACGACCGAGAATCCTGGATTGCCATCATTACCCGTCTGGCTAGCCGTTCGTCGGCAGATTTAGAGGAGTTCGGCACCAAGGACGAGACCAGTGAATCAGTGTCGGGATTGTCTCTCGGCAACAGCATCAGAGACTCGCTGTACACGTATGTACTTGAGGATTTCCGGCGACGTATCGACGTCGCCATCACTTGGTTGCACGAAGAGTGGTACAACGACCAGCTGCAAA
This sequence is a window from Colletotrichum higginsianum IMI 349063 chromosome 8, whole genome shotgun sequence. Protein-coding genes within it:
- a CDS encoding mRNA cleavage and polyadenylation specificity factor complex subunit, with the translated sequence MAAPSSQASVNDQIRQLNDARKLVLGDVKYYPTVVKSILPIVGPTARVELRRWGADFLAEAFSTPALPGSEKETMQLFVLDTLQSMVETPNEDPHVLRSAIQTAASIYPFALRWIINNSYDNLTWERVVAIKTRILQIWSEAESTVRICCIKFAQRVVLAQSVANPSEPRRGDSLDISLDKIPPNHQTLDVMTLDAEGVGLLDRMLSVLQENSSDVLLVDATLNCLSILIRSRPGTANRILTAVLNFNPMKLANSPMTPRTRVIVKSMEKTTRMLLIHLSKRYSPARLPCLPPSLLTLQRSDPHGPMAPRIQQHVERMMRMRHEIFDESGRKRAFEAQQHAEMDAKRQRVAPQVATTPQIQVTPLPPGPHSLGDVFTLTGSEGLKAFDVGTLPTAMAAKISITTLIRTDAQLLTMAIEGIRGRLAALAAQPAPQINPETAPLGVEEDDDYEPDFAAAEDNEQILNKLDSDPVARPDDHDLGLRTFKLPPPPALTPELALSAGQGSVMSLFQFVKTLEDPGKRSKSGINRLAASTNDRESWIAIITRLASRSSADLEEFGTKDETSESVSGLSLGNSIRDSLYTYVLEDFRRRIDVAITWLHEEWYNDQLQKKQEGNHPLHYEKWALKLIDGFSQYLNAQDKVLTRFLGEVPELSPAILSRVKLMCRDPLVVPLALTSLLYLVMMRPPAKELALDTVQDIWTEYEDARPLAAKYLVKFRPSWLASAKAVAEGGGTAVTNNATAITT